One Natrinema marinum genomic window carries:
- a CDS encoding thiolase family protein: MSANTPVIVSAVRTAQGREDGALADIRSEDLSIPLVNEMLAETGVTGEDVDDLMWGCAQQRAEQRTNIARQIALFSELGEGVPATTVDRQCASSAQAIISAADSIAAGRHQAVIAGGVESMSRVKMGAAESGEVYPGLDEKYGMRNLQMGMTAEKVAEKYDISREEQDEYGARSQQRAVEATEEGKFDDEIVPIETEDGVHDEDEGLRPGTTAEKLAELPTVFKEDGTVTPGNASQIADGAAGVMLTSREFADENDLEVLAEVGTSYVAGVDPTVMGIGPVPATEGLLERAGRDIDDYGLVEINEAFASQTLYSARELGIPMDRLNVNGGAISIGHPLGCSGARLPVTLVHEMNREGVERGIATECVGFGQGAAIEFELP, translated from the coding sequence GAGAAGACGGTGCGCTCGCGGACATCCGTAGCGAAGACCTCTCGATCCCGCTGGTCAACGAGATGCTCGCCGAAACGGGCGTCACGGGCGAGGATGTCGACGACCTGATGTGGGGCTGTGCACAGCAGCGAGCCGAGCAGCGAACGAACATCGCGCGCCAGATCGCGCTCTTCTCGGAACTCGGCGAGGGGGTCCCCGCCACGACGGTCGACCGCCAGTGTGCCTCCTCCGCGCAGGCGATCATCAGCGCCGCCGACTCGATCGCGGCCGGCCGCCATCAGGCGGTCATCGCCGGCGGTGTCGAGAGCATGAGCCGCGTCAAGATGGGCGCGGCCGAAAGTGGCGAGGTGTATCCCGGCCTCGACGAGAAATATGGCATGCGGAACCTCCAGATGGGGATGACCGCCGAGAAGGTCGCCGAGAAGTACGACATCAGCCGCGAGGAACAAGACGAGTACGGCGCACGCAGCCAGCAGCGCGCGGTCGAAGCGACGGAGGAAGGCAAGTTCGACGACGAGATCGTCCCGATCGAGACCGAGGACGGCGTCCACGACGAGGACGAGGGGCTGCGACCCGGTACCACCGCCGAGAAGCTCGCCGAACTCCCGACGGTGTTCAAAGAGGACGGCACGGTCACGCCCGGCAACGCCTCCCAGATCGCCGACGGCGCGGCCGGCGTCATGCTCACGAGCCGCGAATTTGCCGACGAGAACGACCTCGAGGTGCTCGCCGAGGTCGGCACCAGCTACGTCGCGGGCGTCGACCCGACGGTCATGGGCATCGGCCCGGTCCCGGCGACGGAGGGCCTCCTCGAGCGCGCCGGTCGCGACATCGACGACTACGGCCTCGTCGAGATCAACGAGGCCTTCGCCAGCCAGACGCTCTATTCCGCGCGCGAACTGGGGATTCCGATGGACCGACTCAACGTCAACGGCGGCGCAATCTCCATCGGCCACCCGCTTGGCTGCTCCGGCGCGCGCCTGCCGGTGACGCTCGTCCACGAGATGAATCGGGAGGGCGTCGAGCGCGGTATCGCGACCGAGTGCGTCGGCTTCGGTCAGGGTGCGGCGATCGAGTTCGAACTCCCCTGA
- a CDS encoding DICT sensory domain-containing protein, protein MTANALAEFIQAIERRRKTLEVYTDDDAIVEELRRQFDTRNVDVTHRSLGALGDTGFVIVRGGDGAFRGAVGVDQFRAILSPTIHPPWKLGETDQDRSELFDFLENTLFTSYDRRQMLAAAREIEERAWRIGTGKLYVGFERPAALAPQADVYERLASHSRLTIALFLADAWDATIPDGVTAVSGSDGELGEYWFVVFDGGRNALEACALLAEERRDGAFYGFWTYDSGLVGELVSYLETTYQIA, encoded by the coding sequence GTGACCGCGAACGCCCTCGCCGAGTTCATCCAAGCGATCGAACGGCGACGGAAGACCCTCGAGGTGTACACCGACGACGACGCCATCGTCGAGGAACTCCGCCGGCAGTTCGACACGCGAAACGTCGACGTGACCCATCGGTCGCTCGGCGCACTCGGCGATACGGGATTCGTCATCGTTCGAGGCGGCGACGGCGCGTTCCGCGGCGCAGTCGGGGTCGACCAGTTTCGGGCGATCCTCTCGCCGACGATTCACCCGCCGTGGAAACTCGGCGAGACCGATCAGGACCGCTCCGAGCTCTTTGATTTCCTCGAGAACACGCTGTTTACGTCCTACGACCGCCGCCAGATGCTGGCAGCGGCCCGCGAGATCGAAGAGCGGGCGTGGCGCATCGGCACCGGGAAGCTATACGTCGGCTTCGAGCGACCGGCGGCGCTCGCCCCACAGGCCGACGTGTACGAACGGCTGGCAAGTCACAGTCGCCTCACGATCGCGCTCTTTCTCGCGGACGCGTGGGACGCGACGATTCCCGACGGCGTCACGGCCGTCTCCGGATCGGACGGCGAACTCGGCGAGTACTGGTTCGTCGTATTCGACGGCGGTCGCAACGCATTGGAGGCCTGCGCGTTGCTCGCCGAAGAGCGACGGGACGGAGCGTTCTACGGGTTCTGGACGTACGATTCGGGACTGGTCGGAGAACTCGTTTCGTATCTCGAGACCACGTACCAGATCGCGTAA
- a CDS encoding DUF7344 domain-containing protein, translating to MSGERFDPDPFVLRAAAGELPVDDVLRLLTDRYARYAIVYLHDHPTVTLEELADVVVATDASVRGSIAEPSDRDPIRTQLYHVILPRLEALGFVAFDAEANAVTDAEIPTAVTDALGVTES from the coding sequence ATGAGCGGTGAACGGTTCGACCCCGATCCGTTCGTGCTGCGCGCAGCGGCGGGTGAACTCCCCGTCGACGACGTGCTTCGGCTGCTCACCGATCGCTACGCGCGGTACGCGATCGTCTATCTCCACGACCACCCGACGGTGACGCTCGAGGAACTGGCCGATGTCGTCGTCGCTACGGACGCCAGCGTCCGGGGGTCGATCGCCGAGCCGTCCGACCGAGACCCGATTCGAACGCAGCTCTATCACGTAATCCTTCCCAGACTCGAGGCGCTGGGGTTCGTCGCGTTCGACGCCGAGGCTAACGCGGTCACCGACGCCGAGATTCCGACCGCGGTCACCGACGCCCTGGGGGTGACCGAGTCGTGA
- the aroC gene encoding chorismate synthase, whose amino-acid sequence MNGNRFGRLFQVTTFGESHGEAMGCTVSGCPAGLELSEEDIQADLDRRKPGQSMITTSRGEPDDVSIKSGIQDGYTTGTPIGMVIQNKDARSGKYEPFITAPRPSHGDFTYSAKFGTRNWGGGGRSSARETVNWVAAGAIAKKLLEREGIELKAHVNQIGDIEAPEVSFEELLEHSEENDVRCAHPETAAEMQDLIEEYQEEGDSIGGSIYFEAQGVPVGLGAPRFDSLSARLGQAMMAVPATTAFEFGLGREAREWTGKERNDDWEFDDEGNPTPVENDHGGIQGGISSGEPIYGEVTLHAPTSIPKSQQTADWETGEIKEEKVIGRHDPVLPPRGVPVVEAMLALTLVDFMLLSGHINPDRVDDQPGEYDTDYHPSNPRNE is encoded by the coding sequence ATGAACGGCAACCGCTTCGGTCGCCTCTTTCAGGTGACCACGTTCGGCGAGAGCCACGGGGAGGCGATGGGCTGTACCGTCTCGGGCTGTCCGGCCGGCCTCGAACTCTCCGAGGAGGACATTCAGGCGGATCTCGACCGCCGGAAACCGGGCCAATCGATGATCACGACCAGCCGCGGCGAACCCGACGACGTCTCGATCAAATCCGGCATTCAGGACGGCTACACGACCGGGACGCCGATCGGGATGGTCATCCAGAACAAGGACGCCCGCTCGGGCAAGTACGAGCCCTTTATTACCGCACCCCGGCCGAGCCACGGCGATTTCACTTACTCGGCGAAGTTCGGCACACGAAACTGGGGCGGCGGCGGCCGTTCGTCGGCCCGCGAGACCGTCAACTGGGTCGCAGCCGGCGCAATCGCGAAAAAGCTCCTCGAGCGTGAGGGGATCGAACTCAAGGCACACGTCAACCAGATCGGCGATATCGAAGCGCCCGAGGTGAGCTTCGAGGAACTGCTCGAGCACTCCGAGGAGAACGACGTGCGTTGTGCCCACCCAGAGACCGCCGCGGAGATGCAGGACCTGATCGAGGAGTATCAGGAGGAAGGCGACTCGATCGGCGGCAGCATCTATTTCGAGGCGCAGGGCGTCCCGGTCGGCCTCGGCGCGCCGCGGTTCGACTCCCTCTCCGCGCGGCTCGGACAGGCCATGATGGCGGTGCCGGCGACGACCGCCTTCGAGTTCGGCCTCGGCCGGGAGGCCCGCGAGTGGACCGGCAAGGAGCGCAACGACGATTGGGAGTTCGACGACGAAGGGAATCCGACACCCGTCGAGAACGACCACGGCGGCATTCAGGGCGGTATTTCGTCGGGTGAACCGATCTACGGCGAGGTCACGCTCCACGCGCCCACGTCGATCCCCAAGAGCCAGCAGACCGCCGACTGGGAGACCGGCGAGATCAAAGAGGAGAAAGTCATCGGCCGCCACGATCCCGTCCTCCCGCCGCGGGGCGTCCCCGTCGTCGAAGCGATGTTGGCGCTGACGCTGGTCGACTTCATGCTGCTGTCGGGCCACATCAACCCCGACCGCGTCGACGATCAACCCGGCGAGTACGATACGGACTACCACCCGAGCAACCCGCGAAACGAGTAA
- a CDS encoding PHP domain-containing protein, with amino-acid sequence MRDFHVHSNYSDGNFLRSMVRAAESAGLEGVGFADHCNVASRDRHESMRSVYGFNLDLTYERRRQGIERLRRDFEIDIYDAVEMDYDRRDEDAIDAFLSEAGFDYAVGSVHDVDGKNVQIASHFAEMTDRERDAIVDQYFDKLVALVESELFDIAAHLDLLERTEPLRGRATEEHYRRVARSLADSRTVPEINAGRALTDAEVVHPSETFLSVLREHDVGVTVGTDSHHPTEIGDRADFLAEFVDEVGLRPVAPEGLGRDF; translated from the coding sequence ATGCGGGATTTTCACGTCCACTCGAACTACTCGGACGGCAACTTCCTCCGGTCGATGGTCCGCGCCGCCGAGTCGGCCGGCCTCGAGGGGGTGGGGTTCGCCGATCACTGCAACGTGGCCTCGCGCGACCGCCACGAGTCGATGCGCAGCGTCTACGGCTTCAACCTGGATCTCACCTACGAGCGCCGGCGGCAGGGGATCGAGCGGTTGCGTCGCGACTTCGAGATCGACATCTACGACGCGGTCGAGATGGACTACGACCGGCGCGACGAGGACGCTATCGACGCCTTCCTCTCGGAAGCGGGGTTCGACTACGCGGTGGGGAGCGTCCACGACGTGGACGGCAAGAACGTGCAAATCGCGTCGCACTTCGCGGAGATGACCGACCGCGAACGCGACGCGATCGTCGACCAGTACTTCGACAAACTGGTCGCGCTCGTCGAGTCGGAACTGTTCGATATCGCGGCCCATCTCGACCTGCTCGAGCGAACGGAGCCGCTGCGAGGCCGAGCAACCGAAGAGCATTACCGGCGCGTCGCACGGTCGCTGGCGGATTCGCGGACGGTCCCCGAGATCAACGCCGGTCGGGCGCTGACCGACGCCGAGGTCGTCCACCCCTCCGAGACGTTCCTGTCGGTCCTACGTGAGCACGACGTGGGCGTCACCGTCGGCACCGACTCGCATCACCCGACCGAGATCGGCGACCGCGCCGACTTCCTCGCCGAGTTCGTCGACGAGGTCGGTCTCAGACCGGTCGCGCCCGAAGGTCTCGGTCGAGATTTCTGA
- a CDS encoding 2-oxoacid:acceptor oxidoreductase subunit alpha, whose product MTSDELIWRIAGGSGDGIDSTSQNFAKALMRSGLDVFTHRHYPSRIRGGHTYVEIRAADHEVQSRGDGYNFLLALGDSFARNPKEEAYYGNEELKPLSENLDDLREGGIIVYDEGLIDDEEVADIDLEARAEENDWHVFPMDLRALAREHGREVMRNTAGVGVTAALLEMDLGHIEDLMEDAMGGDILEANLEILHEAYDTINEEYDFEHELRAPEGSHDTEQALLSGSNAIAYGAIDAGCRFIAGYPMTPWTDVFTILTQNFPDMGGISEQVEDEIAAAALALGASHAGAKAMSGSSGGGFALMSEPLGLAEMTETPLVLVESMRAGPSTGMPTKPEQGDLEFVLYTSQGDSSRVVFAPGNIEEAYEQTRLAFEIAWDYQLPSIIIYDQKLSGENTNVDVEFFDRDPSPDLGATLTEEELKEAAHDASGKFKRFNYDEAENNVSPRSLPGQQGGRYLATGNEHSPVGHISEDPDNRVAQMTRRIEKLESIREDLDEEHASNQTYFGDETAEYGIITWGSSQGAVAEAVERLNENGYPVKGLGVSDMMPFPEREVTDFLESVDEAMVVEMNATAQFRGLIQKELGRFGDKLTSLLKYNGNPFEPAEIVEGYEVNLEGEDRQPTAQVRIEPAAGD is encoded by the coding sequence ATGACTAGCGACGAACTCATCTGGCGAATCGCGGGCGGTTCCGGCGACGGGATCGACTCGACGAGCCAGAACTTCGCGAAGGCGCTGATGCGCTCGGGGCTCGACGTGTTCACCCACCGTCACTACCCGTCACGGATCCGGGGCGGTCACACCTACGTCGAGATACGAGCCGCGGACCACGAGGTACAGTCACGCGGCGACGGCTACAACTTCCTGCTCGCGCTGGGCGACTCGTTCGCCCGAAACCCGAAGGAAGAGGCCTACTACGGCAACGAGGAGCTCAAACCGCTCTCGGAGAACTTAGACGATCTCCGCGAGGGCGGGATCATCGTCTACGACGAGGGGCTCATCGACGACGAAGAGGTCGCCGATATCGATCTCGAGGCCCGTGCCGAGGAGAACGATTGGCACGTCTTCCCGATGGACCTCCGGGCGCTGGCCCGCGAACACGGCCGCGAGGTCATGCGAAACACCGCCGGCGTCGGCGTCACCGCGGCGCTGTTGGAGATGGACCTCGGGCACATCGAGGACCTGATGGAAGACGCCATGGGCGGGGACATCCTCGAGGCGAACCTCGAGATCCTCCACGAGGCCTACGACACGATCAACGAGGAGTACGACTTCGAGCACGAGCTGCGCGCGCCGGAGGGCTCTCACGACACCGAGCAGGCGCTGCTGTCGGGCTCGAACGCGATCGCCTACGGCGCGATCGACGCGGGCTGTCGGTTCATCGCCGGCTACCCGATGACGCCGTGGACGGACGTGTTCACCATCCTCACCCAGAACTTCCCCGACATGGGTGGTATCTCCGAACAGGTCGAAGACGAGATCGCCGCCGCGGCGCTGGCACTTGGCGCGAGCCACGCCGGCGCGAAGGCCATGTCCGGCTCCTCTGGCGGCGGCTTCGCGCTGATGAGCGAACCGCTCGGGCTCGCCGAGATGACCGAGACGCCGCTGGTCCTCGTCGAGTCGATGCGCGCTGGCCCCTCGACCGGGATGCCGACGAAACCAGAACAGGGCGACCTCGAGTTCGTCCTCTACACCAGTCAGGGCGACTCCTCGCGGGTCGTCTTCGCCCCCGGCAACATCGAGGAGGCCTACGAGCAGACCCGACTCGCCTTCGAGATCGCGTGGGACTACCAGCTCCCGTCGATCATCATCTACGACCAGAAGCTCTCGGGGGAGAACACCAACGTCGACGTCGAGTTCTTCGACCGCGATCCCTCGCCGGATCTGGGTGCGACGCTGACCGAGGAGGAACTGAAAGAGGCAGCCCACGACGCGAGCGGGAAGTTCAAGCGGTTCAACTACGACGAGGCCGAGAACAACGTCTCCCCGCGGTCGCTGCCCGGTCAGCAGGGCGGGCGCTACCTCGCGACCGGCAACGAGCACTCGCCCGTCGGTCACATCAGCGAGGACCCCGACAACCGCGTCGCACAGATGACCCGCCGCATCGAGAAACTCGAGTCCATTCGCGAGGACCTCGACGAGGAACACGCGTCGAACCAGACGTACTTCGGCGACGAGACGGCCGAATACGGCATCATCACGTGGGGGTCCTCGCAGGGTGCCGTCGCGGAGGCCGTCGAACGGCTCAACGAGAACGGTTACCCCGTCAAGGGGCTCGGCGTCTCCGATATGATGCCGTTCCCCGAGCGAGAGGTCACCGACTTCCTCGAGAGCGTCGACGAGGCGATGGTCGTCGAGATGAACGCCACCGCGCAGTTCCGCGGGCTGATCCAGAAGGAACTGGGCCGGTTCGGCGACAAACTGACCAGCCTCCTGAAATACAACGGCAACCCCTTCGAGCCCGCCGAGATCGTCGAGGGCTACGAGGTCAACCTCGAGGGAGAGGATCGCCAACCGACCGCACAGGTGCGAATCGAACCCGCTGCAGGTGACTGA
- a CDS encoding thiamine pyrophosphate-dependent enzyme, producing MSAFNAIGEEREIDRDEFTPGVEPQPTWCPGCGDFGVLKALKQALPEVGKNPEEVLTVTGIGCSGKLNSYLDTYGFHTIHGRSLPVARAAKLANPELEVIAAGGDGDGYGIGGNHFIHTARENHDMTYIVFNNEIFGLTKGQTSPTSPKGHKSKTQPSGSAKTPLRPLSLSLNAGASYIARTAAVNPNQAKEIIKEAIEHDGFAHIDFLTQCPTWNKDARQYVPYIDVQESDDYDFDVTDRREAAEMMHETEDVLNEGTVLTGRYYVDEDRPSYSEEKHAVGEMPDQPLAERYFDDDAEWERSYDLLDRHT from the coding sequence ATGAGTGCATTCAACGCAATCGGTGAGGAACGGGAGATCGACCGGGACGAGTTCACGCCCGGCGTCGAACCGCAGCCGACCTGGTGTCCGGGCTGTGGCGACTTCGGCGTCCTGAAGGCGCTGAAACAGGCCCTGCCGGAGGTCGGCAAGAACCCTGAAGAGGTGCTGACCGTCACCGGGATCGGTTGTTCCGGCAAGCTGAACAGCTACCTGGACACCTACGGCTTCCACACGATCCACGGCCGGTCGCTGCCCGTGGCTCGCGCCGCGAAACTCGCGAACCCCGAACTCGAGGTCATCGCCGCCGGCGGCGACGGCGACGGCTACGGGATCGGCGGCAACCACTTCATCCACACGGCCCGGGAGAACCACGATATGACCTACATCGTGTTCAACAACGAGATCTTCGGCCTGACGAAAGGCCAGACCTCGCCGACCAGCCCGAAGGGCCACAAATCCAAGACCCAGCCCTCGGGCAGCGCGAAGACGCCGCTGCGGCCGCTGTCGCTCTCGCTGAACGCCGGCGCGAGCTACATCGCCCGGACCGCCGCCGTCAATCCGAATCAGGCCAAGGAGATCATCAAAGAGGCCATCGAACACGACGGCTTCGCCCACATCGACTTCCTGACGCAGTGTCCGACGTGGAACAAGGACGCCCGCCAGTACGTGCCCTACATCGACGTCCAGGAGTCCGATGACTACGACTTCGACGTGACCGACCGGCGCGAGGCCGCCGAGATGATGCACGAGACCGAGGACGTGCTCAACGAGGGTACGGTCCTGACCGGCCGCTACTACGTCGACGAGGATCGGCCCTCCTACTCCGAGGAGAAACACGCCGTCGGCGAGATGCCCGACCAACCGCTGGCGGAGCGCTACTTCGACGACGACGCCGAGTGGGAGCGCAGCTACGACCTGCTGGACCGACACACCTGA
- the lrpA1 gene encoding HTH-type transcriptional regulator LrpA1 translates to MSTQATEDRILEVLEEDAQASYAEIADRANVSKPTVRKYINQLEEEGVIVGYSADIDPKKLSSQTIALVGLDVASERYVEATQAIKALDEVEALYSSSGDHMLMAEVRAEDGDALGEIISEELLEIEGVTAAHPSFLQERLK, encoded by the coding sequence ATGAGCACTCAGGCGACGGAAGATCGTATCCTCGAAGTTCTCGAGGAGGACGCGCAGGCGTCCTACGCCGAAATCGCCGACCGGGCGAACGTCTCGAAGCCCACGGTGAGAAAGTACATCAACCAACTCGAGGAGGAGGGGGTCATCGTCGGCTACTCGGCCGACATCGACCCGAAGAAGCTCTCGAGCCAGACGATCGCGTTGGTCGGACTCGACGTGGCGAGCGAGCGCTACGTCGAGGCAACGCAGGCGATCAAAGCCCTGGACGAGGTCGAGGCGTTGTACAGTTCCAGCGGCGACCACATGCTGATGGCCGAAGTCCGTGCCGAGGACGGCGACGCACTCGGCGAGATCATCTCCGAGGAACTGCTCGAGATCGAGGGCGTCACCGCGGCCCATCCGTCTTTCCTGCAGGAGCGGCTGAAGTAA
- a CDS encoding SRPBCC family protein: MPTYQRETTVDSPFEDVWAFHSRVSGLEGVTPDWLGLRVERVIGPDGEANPHVLEPGAEVALSIRPFGVGPRQHWTSVITDRERNAGSAYFRDEMVYGPFDRWEHTHSFHADGDRTILRDRVEYELPLGGLGDAIEPVSKPGFEAMFRARHRLAKARLE, encoded by the coding sequence ATGCCGACGTACCAACGCGAGACGACCGTCGACTCCCCGTTCGAAGACGTCTGGGCGTTTCACTCACGCGTCTCCGGCCTCGAAGGGGTGACGCCCGACTGGCTGGGCCTGCGCGTCGAACGCGTCATCGGGCCGGACGGCGAGGCGAACCCGCACGTCCTCGAGCCGGGCGCGGAGGTGGCGCTGTCGATCCGTCCGTTCGGGGTGGGGCCGCGCCAGCACTGGACCTCCGTCATCACGGACCGCGAACGGAACGCGGGCTCGGCGTACTTCCGCGACGAGATGGTTTACGGACCGTTCGACCGGTGGGAGCACACGCACTCTTTCCACGCCGACGGCGACCGGACGATCCTTCGAGACCGCGTCGAGTACGAACTCCCGCTGGGCGGGCTCGGCGACGCGATCGAGCCCGTCTCGAAGCCCGGCTTCGAGGCCATGTTCCGCGCACGCCACCGGCTGGCGAAAGCGCGACTCGAATGA
- a CDS encoding nitrous oxide reductase accessory protein NosL, producing the protein MTERGGLERRRLLGALGAGAAVGIAGCLGGSGDDTDDSGTDDERAQVYEPTHEGVDEGPIEFTENQRCAVCGMTPTDYFGKGQLVHENGLAAVFDSPGCLFAYKVSSTPDSPVADAWTTDYETGDLIDATAAYFVLITDEQAAEDPMGIDPRPFAAREDATAFLEEWTAEDLTEDDIIVGLESVDMDIAAIYRGSRLPIE; encoded by the coding sequence ATGACTGAACGCGGGGGACTCGAGCGGCGACGACTGCTCGGCGCGCTCGGAGCGGGGGCGGCCGTCGGGATCGCGGGCTGTCTCGGCGGGTCCGGGGACGACACCGATGACTCCGGCACCGACGACGAGCGGGCGCAAGTGTACGAACCGACCCACGAGGGCGTCGACGAGGGACCGATCGAGTTCACCGAGAACCAGCGCTGTGCGGTCTGTGGCATGACGCCGACCGACTACTTCGGGAAGGGCCAACTCGTCCACGAAAACGGACTCGCGGCGGTCTTCGACTCCCCGGGCTGTCTGTTCGCCTACAAGGTTTCGTCGACGCCCGACTCACCGGTCGCCGACGCGTGGACGACTGACTACGAAACCGGTGACCTCATCGACGCGACCGCGGCGTACTTCGTGCTGATCACCGACGAGCAGGCCGCCGAGGACCCGATGGGGATCGATCCGCGCCCGTTCGCTGCGCGCGAGGACGCGACGGCCTTCCTCGAGGAGTGGACCGCCGAGGACCTGACCGAGGACGATATCATCGTCGGGCTCGAGTCCGTCGACATGGATATCGCGGCGATCTACCGCGGTAGTCGGCTGCCGATCGAGTAG
- a CDS encoding DMT family transporter, which produces MTTDRETTPLIALAVAVFATSTSAILVRWSAAPSSVAAFYRVLFTTALVAPIAVGRHRGAFTQLSRRDLGGAVVAGAALAVHFAAWFESLAHTTVAASVTLVQSQPIFVAIGAGLFLGERIGPKTVLGVLVAIVGAAVMSVGDAGFAGLSDATLYGNALAALGAVTVAGYVLAGRSIRQRVTLFPYVTVVYGVCAVALFLLVGVQGHAYVGYPAREWLLFLALAVGPGIIGHTVSNWVLEHLESVVVSVAWLGEPLGATLLAAVLLGEYPSAVAALGAVVVIAGIALVTLERAR; this is translated from the coding sequence GTGACCACCGACCGCGAGACGACGCCGCTGATTGCGCTCGCCGTCGCCGTGTTCGCGACGAGCACCAGCGCAATCTTGGTCCGCTGGAGCGCGGCGCCGAGTTCCGTCGCCGCCTTCTACCGGGTGCTCTTTACGACGGCGCTGGTCGCGCCGATCGCCGTCGGCAGACACCGCGGTGCGTTCACGCAGCTCTCGAGACGCGATCTCGGGGGCGCGGTCGTCGCCGGCGCGGCGCTGGCGGTCCACTTTGCGGCCTGGTTCGAGAGCCTCGCGCACACGACCGTCGCCGCGAGCGTCACGCTGGTCCAGAGCCAGCCGATCTTCGTCGCGATCGGCGCGGGGCTCTTCCTCGGCGAGCGGATCGGCCCGAAAACGGTGCTGGGCGTCCTCGTTGCCATCGTCGGCGCGGCCGTCATGTCGGTCGGCGATGCCGGGTTCGCGGGCCTCTCCGACGCGACGCTGTACGGCAACGCGCTCGCGGCCCTCGGTGCGGTGACCGTCGCCGGCTACGTGCTGGCCGGCCGCTCGATCCGCCAGCGCGTGACGCTTTTCCCCTACGTGACCGTCGTCTACGGCGTCTGTGCGGTCGCGCTGTTCCTCCTCGTCGGCGTGCAGGGTCACGCGTACGTCGGCTATCCCGCTCGGGAGTGGCTGCTCTTTCTCGCACTCGCCGTCGGCCCCGGTATCATCGGCCACACGGTGAGCAACTGGGTGCTCGAGCACCTCGAGTCGGTCGTCGTTAGCGTCGCCTGGCTCGGCGAGCCCCTGGGCGCGACCCTGCTCGCGGCCGTCTTGCTCGGCGAGTATCCGAGCGCCGTCGCGGCCCTCGGTGCAGTCGTCGTGATCGCCGGAATAGCCCTCGTGACGCTCGAGCGGGCGCGATAG
- a CDS encoding cupredoxin domain-containing protein, with the protein MTNDQRSRDVSRRGVLKGTAALTGTAAAAGTAGAYRDAVDVTLPAVQNDGEGRTFSLLGIVGGWMGVAPHEIDAVSNPPLRLIEGEQHRVIWTNGDGATHNFNITSGSAVGDQGEILESTETVSEQGETVALEFTASEEMSEYFCAPHPAQMRGPIELISPDESHELVVHVETEGGDPLGAEVTLDDRHSFSNVAARPDPAEQAEDQQALARFDLLGNGEYELQAWTYGYEQVSETVTIDGGDQEVTVTLPQIEPGEPTTTFGMRLEDGQWVGVSPDSIADQANPTLELEAGETYAIEWENTIGRAQPSGENRHYQPLPGHNLVIASGGDTNELTTYVRSDFLNQAGGEQTVEFVAREEMGVYLDQAQLDAIGEINVQ; encoded by the coding sequence ATGACGAACGATCAACGTTCACGCGACGTTTCGCGTCGCGGCGTGCTGAAGGGGACGGCGGCGCTGACAGGAACGGCCGCGGCCGCCGGCACCGCAGGCGCGTACCGCGACGCGGTCGACGTCACGCTCCCGGCCGTACAGAACGACGGCGAGGGGCGGACGTTCTCACTGCTCGGTATCGTCGGCGGCTGGATGGGGGTCGCCCCCCACGAGATCGACGCCGTCTCGAACCCGCCGCTGCGACTGATCGAAGGCGAACAGCACCGGGTCATCTGGACGAACGGCGACGGCGCGACGCACAACTTCAACATCACCAGCGGCAGCGCGGTCGGCGATCAGGGCGAGATCCTCGAGTCCACGGAGACGGTGTCCGAACAGGGAGAAACCGTCGCCCTCGAGTTCACAGCCTCCGAGGAGATGTCGGAGTACTTCTGTGCGCCCCATCCGGCCCAAATGCGCGGCCCGATCGAACTGATTAGCCCCGACGAGTCCCACGAGCTGGTGGTCCACGTCGAGACCGAGGGCGGCGACCCCCTCGGCGCCGAGGTCACCCTCGACGACAGGCACTCGTTCTCGAACGTCGCCGCGCGACCGGATCCAGCCGAGCAGGCCGAAGACCAGCAGGCGCTGGCCCGGTTCGACTTACTCGGAAACGGCGAGTACGAACTCCAGGCCTGGACGTACGGCTACGAACAGGTCTCCGAGACGGTGACGATCGACGGCGGCGATCAGGAAGTGACCGTCACGCTGCCGCAGATCGAACCCGGCGAACCGACGACCACCTTCGGGATGCGCCTCGAGGACGGTCAGTGGGTCGGCGTCTCGCCCGATAGCATCGCCGATCAGGCGAACCCGACGCTGGAACTCGAGGCCGGCGAGACCTACGCGATCGAGTGGGAGAACACGATCGGGCGCGCGCAGCCGTCCGGCGAGAATCGACACTACCAGCCGCTGCCCGGCCACAACCTCGTGATCGCCAGCGGCGGCGATACCAACGAGTTGACCACCTACGTCCGGTCCGACTTCTTGAATCAGGCGGGCGGGGAACAGACCGTCGAGTTCGTCGCCAGAGAGGAGATGGGCGTCTATCTCGACCAGGCACAGCTCGACGCCATCGGCGAAATAAACGTCCAGTAG